The Petrotoga miotherma DSM 10691 genomic sequence ACGGTTATAGAATAATGCATTAGCTTCGAGGGCGTAGGGCAATCCATACAACTTGCCTTCATATGTGAAGGCTTGAATTCCTGATGGAGCAAATTTATCAAGTTCGATAGCAGATTGTGGAATAGGTTCGAGTAAATCATTCATTACTAATTCTCCAACCCAGTCCTGAGCCCCAACTATTATATCTGGACCTTCTCCTGCCTGTGCTGCGGTTAGGAATTTTGACCTTATATCACCGAAAGTAACCATTTGGACATCAACATTTATTCCAGTATCCCTGGTAAACTCCTGACCGATCCTTTTTATGAAATCGACTTGTTTTTCAGAAGACCACACGGTTAACGTTTGTGAAAATAGCGAAAGTACTCCTACCAACATTACCAAAGTTAAAATTAAGCCTTTTTTCATCTTTGTTCCCTCCTCGTATAATGTGTTTATTAGACACTTTAAAAACCCTAAAACATTCATTGTAACTAACTTTTAAAACCTTCAATATTATACTTTTACCTCCTCGCTATATAATCTATTTGATACCATATCTTTATTATCTCGTAAGGAGGTCATTGCTTTCACCTATTTCTGAAATGGGTAAGCACAGGCTGAATCAAGATTTCATTCTTTTCAAAATCTTAACCCCATAACCTGGAACAGTTATTTTTCTATCTGAAGTTTCACCTTCCAGAAGGTCGATATATTCCTTTTCATCAAGTTCGACTGTCTTTTCTTCTTGGGTAAAATTCATCACAAAAATATAATCTTTCTCTCCATCAGTTCTCATTTGAGCTGTAATACCGTATGGTAATTCTGTATCAACAACCTTTTGCAATCCCAGTTCTTCAATCAATTTCCCATAAAACATATCATTAAACTGCTCTTCATTTCTTGAAGCTATGTAATATGCTTTTCCTTTTGAAAAATCATTGACCGTTAAAGCGGGCATCCCTTTGTAAAAATCCTCCTTGTAGGTTGCCAAAGATCTTGCTCCTTCTAAATGGATCAAATCACATAGCTCTTTTGCTTCATACTCACCTTTCAAACCCAATTCATTTTCATTATCAAAAGAAACGAGTCTACTCTCACCATCGTAAAGTGCGTCTATCTCCTCAGACCAAATTCCAAGAACCTCTCTCAACGGACCTGGAAATCCGCCTAAGAAACACAAATCTGTCTCGTTGACTATTCCTGACCAGTATGTAGCAACAAAAGTCCCACCGTTTTTCACAAATTCTTTAATTTTTTCACCTATCCCTTGTTTAACCATATAAAGCATTGGGGCTATCAATAACTTGTATTTTGAAAAGTCACAGTCCATATTTATAACGTCAACAGGTACACCATTCTTCCAGAAAGGTTTATAATTTTCTTTAACGGTTTCCTCGTAATGTATGCCTATGTTTCTTGGGCCCTGGGCATCTTTCATCGCCCACCTATTTTCCCAATCAAAAATAATAGCAACTTCTGGATCTACTGTTGTTCCTATTATTTCATCTAATCTTTTTAGTGTTTCACCAACGATTTTGACATCGTTAAAAACTCTGGTATTTTCATGCCCACAATGATCAACAACAGCTCCATGAAATTTTTCACTGCTCCCTCTGCTTTTTCTCCACTGAAAATATTGAACGGTATCAGAACCATGAGCTATCGCTTGAATAGAAGATAATAGATGCATTCCTGGCCTTTTCAATTTACTTACTTCCTGCCAATTAGTTGTACTAGGAGTGCTCTCCATAAGCATGAAAGGTTTTCCGCCTTTTAATGATCTATTCAAATCATGAACCATACTTACTCCACAGGCTAAATCATAATCATCATTACTATGCCATCTT encodes the following:
- a CDS encoding beta-galactosidase, with product MTKKYEPISAKVPHFLHGADYNPDQWLKYPEVLEDDIKLMKLAGCNVMSVCIFAWSTLEPEEGKFNFGWLDKVIEKLYKNGIYTILATPSGARPAWMSQKYPEVLRVGPNRVRNLHGKRHNHCYTSPVYREKVNIINTKLAERYSNHPGVIAWHVSNEYGGECHCDLCQESFRNWLKEKYKTLENLNDAWWTAFWSHTYTDWSQIESPAPHGEDLLHGLNLDWKRFVTHQTVDFFKHEIEPLKKINPNLPVTTNFMGIYEGLDYWKFVDYVDVISWDNYPRWHSNDDYDLACGVSMVHDLNRSLKGGKPFMLMESTPSTTNWQEVSKLKRPGMHLLSSIQAIAHGSDTVQYFQWRKSRGSSEKFHGAVVDHCGHENTRVFNDVKIVGETLKRLDEIIGTTVDPEVAIIFDWENRWAMKDAQGPRNIGIHYEETVKENYKPFWKNGVPVDVINMDCDFSKYKLLIAPMLYMVKQGIGEKIKEFVKNGGTFVATYWSGIVNETDLCFLGGFPGPLREVLGIWSEEIDALYDGESRLVSFDNENELGLKGEYEAKELCDLIHLEGARSLATYKEDFYKGMPALTVNDFSKGKAYYIASRNEEQFNDMFYGKLIEELGLQKVVDTELPYGITAQMRTDGEKDYIFVMNFTQEEKTVELDEKEYIDLLEGETSDRKITVPGYGVKILKRMKS